GTGAGATGACAGCAAAGTGTAACCTAGACTCAGTTTTATTCATTGCAAATCCAGAGTATAATCTAGGGCTTTTGGATTAAGTCCGAAACTACAAGCTTAGGGATGAAGAATATTGAAAGCAGCTATATCATGGAAGGGGAAGTTACAAAATTTGTAATTCTACCTATGATATATCCTTAAGCTGTATTTGCCTACAGGAAAAGGTCATGGAAGAAGAAATTTGTGCAACAAGATTGCTATCTAATAAGATGCCACTGACAGTTGCCATTGCTGGACCTTTGATATGCTAGAAGCAGCGATTCTTGTAACCGAACACAATCACAGGTACTACAGTAGTTAGAGATGCTGATGAAAAACTAGATATGAAGAAAATGCCGATGAAAAACCTACAATGAAGAAACACATGCTAAAAGTTCTTAACATGTGCAGATGCAATCATTATGTGCTGGAATAAAGGAATATTAACTTGCACAGTGTAGCAAATGTGACCAATTTGCATGAGGATCTTGTTTTATAAAGACAGATGTATTTATGATTCTTGTTGCCTAAAGATCACTGAGAGGGTGTGCAAGTAAATTCAAGAGTGGGAGCATGAAAGCATGGACATTTCCGAAGTGCTCTACACTTTGTCTTTCGAGTTCATAAGCCAAATTTATACTTCATATTGAATACGCCTtagtttctttttcttcacacTCTAGGCAAGATTGACATGTACTAGAATCCAATGCTATGCATATCTTAAAGTGTAATTGCTTTTAATTTCAACACACACTTTCAAAACCTATGCGCACTGCAGGAGGTAAATTCTTCAACATGATAAAAAAGAAATTGTGATCGATCAGCCAAACCTCTTTGCTCGCTTTGGATCGACAAGAGCAAGGTCGGCAAGTTTTGCAGCTGATATAGCCTTCTTCATCTCCGCTGGTGCCGCTCCTTCACCACTCAACCCCAGAAGAACTAAGGAGGACCCATCCATAGACTGGCTATGCTGATGCCTCACCCTTGGCCTCTCATGCGAACCCGAGGCCAAGTTCTCGGTctgagaaggagcagggggagcTGCGGCTGGCCCAGAAGGCTCACCGCCTGACAGGACCGAAGACCAGGCACAAGAAGAATTCAGCTTTTCTATATCAAGGTAGGCAGAGAAGAAGTCTTCATCAGTGTCATCAGTGCCATCATGGGTTCCAACAACACCGAGGTCGCTATAGAAGCTGGTGTCATCTGGGAGGCTGGGGATCTCCGAGAGCGCTCGTCGGTGGCCGGGGTTTCTCCGTGGGAAATCCAGCATGTGGCTGATGTCGTGGCTAAGCTGGCCGGCATGGCTGGATTCTGGATTGGCCTGCGAGGAGGATGAAGGCGAGGGATCGCCCATAACTGGGAACTTGCTCAAGGATGCAGTGGAGAAGCGAGAAGAATTGGGTGGGAAATCCACACTTCCGCCATGGACAGGGGCCCGGGCCTTGTCCATGATTTAGATTTCCAGGACTAATTATCTCAAAGGAATCAACTTTCCAAGAGAAAGCAATGGGAAGCCTGGAACAAAGTGGGGATCTGAAGCAGAGACGGAACCCTGGAGAGAAAAAGATCCGCAAGTCTTCCGACGCAAGAAAGGTGTTTCCCTTTTTATATAAAGAATTGCTCCGAAATTTAGACTGCGACAAAGGAAACTGAGAAAGCAAAAGGATCTACGATCCAATAAAACTATCAGAAACTTCCCTTTTTGGCATCAGAACGATAGGAAACTCctcaaaattccaaaaaaaaaaagagaaaaatagaatggaATCTGAGGATCGAGGATGGACCGaaataaaagaagctccttttcCCGTGCCTCCGATCCAAACCTTAGAAACGCAGGATCCGGGCATCCAGAGATTTGAGAAATCCGATCTTTTGGAGGAAGCGAGCGAGCTGAGACCGAAAAGCGGACCATTGCCGCAGAGAGCTGAGATCTCCGAACGATGGCGGGATTTCGCTCGATCGGCCTCGGAGTGCCAAGGGATTGGAGAGAGATGGGAAGACATGGAAGACCGGAAATGGGGCTGGGTGGGtgtgggagggagagagagagaacgcGACCGCGAGCGAGCGAGGAGAACGAGTATAAGCTTTAAAGCAACGGCATACGATGACGAGAGCTTTCGACTTTCGAAACATTATACGGGGGGAGATGGAGGGAGATGAGGATgatacttgttggtgcaaaaatttgtttgtgtcggagaagctggagttaagAAAGTCGTGATTATTATCGGAAtctgtaaagaaagtctaaattgAAGTTGGAAATGCTCCAGCAAGATCTTTCGacattcaagtcagttctctgcctcaacaagaatggagtgctcgaacgaaatttTAGCATAGTTTTggaatagaaattagagcttagtgaataatgtatctggagtctcctttttataggtggagggtacaacagactgatagcgacgtctgcaactgcctggtagtgggccattcgggctaggaggagtttgttacgaagagtgatggagtggagtcgtggctgtcacgtggcctgccacgtggagcccgttgcggggagtggagcagtatccattgtcgtgacttgccagagagtggtggagccgcgcagaacccgtcgcaggaagtggagcagaatcgtggccattactgtggtctaTCAGGGAGTCAGGCCTGTCgtccgaagctcggttgaagtgtctggcggagagaggtagctatccatatgagaggagctcggatgttgctggcgagccttctgccGTTGGATGCCTTGggcattaatactgcaggcgtgggccacttgccgtaggagcttggtcagaggctttccgcagacgaagttcggtttcacgcagaattcagCAGAGGGTCGACTGGTCAGTGGGTGTCGGAtgatgctggagaggttcatccgctggaggggtccggaaagatatcgccgaaggtcggacgtcggtagaatccctagagggtcactcctgatgcgaacttcggctggggggtattttatacccaacaccagtcccctacttccgagttcgagtttcgaatgaagtacagagaaattttcacagccgaagttgtctccttgaatcctgtgcacgatcgccctcagatattctggcatttaatgcgcgcgtgctagagtcttttcaaatcggggcgatccgaagagacctttcgaaattctcgctggagcgtttGCCCAGGTACGGTACAGTAAtagctttgtcagctgtcagccgcttttagctgcctgctgtggtgagtgggacacgtggcggacatgggtcggcctggggagatccgcgatcattatggcaccggatctcagggtctatttaaacccgcctttccgcccccaggagtctcattctgcctgaaagtccggttggtgcccgccttctctccgagagcacTGACCTTCCTTGGCGTCCGCTCTGGCCCTAagtgttcttcgagtcgtccctgtccctgtacctctgcatccttcggagcgacttaggtcaGTCCCAAAAttttcgttccttctcttgccatctaggtgccccttctcctccatttttcttctgccgcattcccccTGCTTGGTCCCCCACGAACCTTtcgtctctctttttttttttcgcctGATCTCTTCaggatttttagggttcttgcttgaaatatcttctggcacctctgtctctagcggttccaggagctCGTCGGCCTCAATCCCCCAAAACCCTcgtactgtagacgaacccacatctagggctgggcctcacccgatttttgcaccgggtgccattccctgttctcagactccggatgaacttttactgataaaggttcagtatggagttcctccagagtacgatctggagcttcctggtcccgccgaccgggctagcacccccccacctggtcgtttctgcctgtaccaggaggccttccgtgttgggctccggcttccgcttccatccttcgtcgtcgctctttttcattttttagatatttctttagcttcagtcgcgccgaattcttttaggtttttgatagggttcctctccctttgccacgtagtcgaagttcagccatctctttctttgtttaggtatttttacaccttcaagcgccacccctcggcaaaggactggtggtacttctccctcagtTCGACAAGAAGGGTTGCTGAAAGACGCTccatcttcaatccataattggaaggaaaagtacctctacgtccaatgcccgaccttgaagctggggttgcccccttggggctccctgagggactctgtccgccgggctcccagcctgggggatgacgaccttcaggccgcccggaagcttcttagttatccaactccttcccttcccaacttttgaaggagcagtttttgttcaacatcggcttgagccccctggatcctgcgagtattccatctttcctttcttcttcttttctccttttcttcttctcctctccgcttttctttttttttcttctttttttttttgcgtgtcacctcttcctttttcattccattactgatctctttttctctctcttctttcttttctcttcttttaggaatggacgccgaagcagcacggatgctcgccaggggcctcaaggttcacaaaagaaaaggcgctgcggcctccgggtcggcaaagaaggccagaacggaggaaacGAGCTCGGCCACACCTGCCCAGGTGGCTCTCGCGGTCGATATTCCTTCAGACGCTGAGCCcctggctccccgggcctcttcaaggagttctcccgctgaggttcccgcctcggaggcccgcttcgaggaggtgccaggggttgagagggggaggagaaggaagacggtggcccgcagggtgagcggCCACCGAGCCgtcatcgaagaatcccacggttccgaagaagagccgatggagaatctctttaatgacagggacctgataaagcgactggtcgacggcTGCGTCCTGTCCGAAGTCGTCCAAAGGATCAttcgcgccgatcccgaacagcgggtttgggactctttagggtcctttctcgaggtaaacagattcactttcctccttctctTTGCTCCTCCGTTTAACTAActtctcaactttcattctgacctcctggccgcccttgcagattgggcaccagctccttgccaacatcgaggcgacgaaccgggcgaggagggacgctatCCAGGCAGAGGAGGGCCACCGGGCCgaagccgcccgcctcaaggaaaaggctgccgaggtagccaacctcgagaggcccttgagaaagaaaagcaggctcgaaggagatggtgaggaaggcggaggccgaggtagccaatttgacggagcagatttggttctggtctcggaggccagggtccaagcggtggaggagttcaaggcctctgcggagatgagggacctgaacgtcaagttcggccaagatgcgttcatcaaagggttcgagctctaccaagagaagatggtcaagaaatttctcgagctcgacctcagcttcttggacgaggcgtctgaagatgaagccaggCCCTCTCCTACTGTCGCTGCCACCGCAgctccccttccaagaacaccgagctccccaactcctacttcagaggtctaaGACctttgactttgtatttttcttttattgcaacttttcttttcccttttgtctttaaaaaatattcaatcaataaaattgggtttctccttatggagggcttctccactcttctctcttctctctttttttctttctgcaatgagacgcgccttgacgcttttgtctcccgatggcagtgtcctgccgaagcgcttcccttgccacaggaaaTTCCGCTGAAAtccacgatccaacatctgaggaagaaagttcgtcatttaacaaaaaggtcaaaggagatggagggcgaacttcgcaggttgagggaagcCACTCTGAGgctaccgcggaggccacccactttcggaacctccacgtgaaggggatcatggagtatagccggaggaaagtgaacttcggaaggagctcgaggaacataagaaggcgccagcgatcgatcttgggctcaagcttccaagatcagc
The DNA window shown above is from Elaeis guineensis isolate ETL-2024a chromosome 8, EG11, whole genome shotgun sequence and carries:
- the LOC105049826 gene encoding LOW QUALITY PROTEIN: probable transcription factor PosF21 (The sequence of the model RefSeq protein was modified relative to this genomic sequence to represent the inferred CDS: inserted 1 base in 1 codon) codes for the protein MDKARAPVHGGSVDFPPNSSRFSTASLSKFPVMGDPSPSSSSQANPESSHAGQLSHDISHMLDFPRRNPGHRRALSEIPSLPDDTSFYSDLGVVGTHDGTDDTDEDFFSAYLDIEKLNSSCAWSSVLSGGEPSGPAAAPPAPSQTENLASGSHERPRVRHQHSQSMDGSSLVLLGLSGEGAAPAEMKKAISAAKLADLALVDPKRAKRIWANRQSAARSKERKMRYIAELEQKAQSLQTETATLSAQLTLLRRDTNGLTAENSELKLRLQTMEQQVRLQDALNDALREEVHRLKLXTGQMMPNGGPLMKFGSPLLGASQQFYHHNQAMQSLLAGHQFQQLQIHPQHQQQLHPIQSLQQRHMHPPQPQQQQQQPPADPRMKRPMTSRNLRGEKTSDNSSNRKE